One genomic region from Anticarsia gemmatalis isolate Benzon Research Colony breed Stoneville strain chromosome 7, ilAntGemm2 primary, whole genome shotgun sequence encodes:
- the LOC142974104 gene encoding nitric oxide synthase-interacting protein homolog → MTRHARNCTAGAVYTYHEKKKDAAASGYGTQSERLGKDSVKNFDCCSLTLQPCRNPVITKEGYLFDKEAILEYIITKKNEFTRKLKKYDKQLKKEETEKAELAAAEKESNLIKFMNREKNITSTNKQQTEAGASTPSVSNLANGKDKQLPSFWVPSQLPDAKISKMEKPDPTVYCPISGKPLKMKDLIEVNWTLVNDRDDKKSLIAKENRYMCPVTHDILSNAVPCAVIRTTGHVVTMECVEKIIKKDWLHPLTGDKLKEKDIIVVQRGGTGYALTNQNLEGKNERPVLQA, encoded by the exons atgacacGGCATGCTAGAAATTGTACTGCTGGAGCAGTATATACATATCATGAAAAGAAGAAAGACGCTGCTGCCTCTGGATACGGCACACAAAGCGAGAGACTCGGTAAGGATTCAGTGAAGAATTTCGATTGCTGCAGTTTAACATTGCAACCATGTAGAAATCCTGTTATCACCAAAGAAGGATATTTGTTTGATAAGGAAGCTATCTtggaatatattattacaaaaaagaaCGAATTTACCAggaagttaaaaaaatacgataagcAGTTGAAGAAAGAAGAAACTGAAAAAGCTGAGTTAGCGGCAGCCGAAAAAGAGTCCAACTTGATTAAATTTATGaacagagaaaaaaatatcacgagCACCAACAAGCAACAAACAGAAGCAGGAGCGTCCACTCCATCTGTGTCTAACCTAGCAAATGGTAAAGATAAACAGCTGCCAAGCTTTTGGGTGCCCTCGCAACTGCCAGACGCTAAAATCAGTAAGATGGAGAAGCCGGATCCCACAGTTTACTGCCCAATCAGTGGGAAACCATTGAAGATGAAAGATCTCATTGAAGTCAATTGGACATTGGTGAATGATCGTGATGACAAAAAGTCACTGATTGCCAAGGAGAACAGATACATGTGCCCGGTTACTCACGACATATTGAGCAATGCTGTGCCCTGTGCTGTCATCAG AACAACAGGTCATGTGGTGACAATGGAATGTGTGGAGAAGATCATCAAGAAAGACTGGCTGCACCCACTCACTGGCGACAAGCTCAAGGAGAAAGACATCATCGTGGTACAACGCGGAGGCACAGGATATGCGCTCACTAACCAGAACCTGGAAGGCAAGAATGAGCGGCCTGTGCTACAAGCATAA
- the LOC142974103 gene encoding uncharacterized protein LOC142974103 yields the protein MNTSVEGIIVNNCQYAPIYLIQDPSAAQVNTYVLTPSNGDQPKPISNNLKTFYENSGNIENGLVNVDGTGHPAPSAHAARPVAVKKKESVLLGHNLKLASFLLPKNENVNKQYVGDNIVLKAHTSSSNPAPPPPPAPVTVNTLPKIDMDRKIVKLKEVPIINRHRFDKVLPKTKPKDNAPSPNQSKHTSVQLIKLGETYHSLNHLSEEQIKMVNQALKMFKDPDKTTPEPTYDPVTNTRYIYKVVSPKDLTVVGQKKFLMKDKKVTKIPKKLVEEKIIKQVIPVKEEPPEPEPPAEAKVTRSGRKVKLPKQILTEDLPHKSKKKTGTIISCFQCSAEFSSLYRLQKHYENHPTHIPAKIHSNLFHCLLAIIKSGSEGNKTNIFIQQLEQLIVKLKSLLPCLLKKVDGSEGHSCTINDDIGRLFGMNPGKYNIDVEALNCVKDKNGYCIHNPPKLNQYIKDNNTSSTCNNSEAMEPDNETENCARINSVAKWPTVSKRIWKLKQKTNELSAKKMRLKSEGDTLIDLGTEELIFNSVENTCTAAHPASSASSASSASAVAAVAQDEVAELLGSPCSVTSPAEGSHTNNVTMLEPTKPKTNYVQFHSAHFDIRSSPIKSSSTVFRKFQINPDNYQVKVLRTLEMVDKDHGKRVQQATTCSDNTQVPMSSCDDTLHSEHLCVNVAMSAARSTLTNSNNAIHVALPTATNGLHGTSSDSNNVLLGTLTNTSNSLHDTLASTSSDDLHAALAASNSALCGLSDPGDSIHVSLASSDNSLHVPLPNSENSLDLPIASTENSLHDIFKDDVDLACKEDSNIDPELKDWIISTSEKSQDSFTKSSSSLIEPGFLHVQHSVDKCPDKSVHHNDMPTLDASDTRLLSNQGESVLNFLETLGNDLAYPETEIRNSGVDFQLDLFTFHHS from the exons atgaatacttcTGTAGAAGGTATCATCGTTAACAATTGCCAGTATGCCCCGATATACTTGATACAAGACCCTAGCGCAGCTCAG GTGAATACTTACGTTCTAACTCCCAGTAATGGTGACCAACCAAAACCGATCAGCAATAACCTGAAAACATTTTACGAAAACAGCGGGAATATAGAAAATGGTTTAGTGAACGTCGACGGCACCGGTCACCCGGCTCCCTCCGCTCACGCCGCTCGACCGGTGGCGgtcaaaaaaaaagaaagcgTACTGTTAGGACATAATTTGAAGTTGGCAAGTTTTTTATTGCCCAAAAACGAAAACGTAAACAAACAGTATGTTGGTGATAACATTGTTCTGAAAGCTCACACGAGCAGCAGCAACCCGGCACCGCCGCCACCACCCGCGCCCGTCACAGTGAACACTCTACCAAAAATAGATATGGACAGAAAGATAGTGAAACTGAAAGAGGTTCCAATTATCAATCGACATCGGTTTGACAAAGTGTTGCCAAAGACTAAGCCAAAAGACAA TGCACCCAGCCCCAACCAGTCCAAACACACATCCgtgcaattaattaaattggGAGAAACTTATCAcag tttaaatCATCTGAGTGAAGAACAAATAAAGATGGTAAATCAGGCCTTGAAGATGTTCAAAGACCCAGACAAGACCACTCCGGAGCCCACGTACGATCCAGTAACCAACACCAGATACATATACAA aGTTGTTTCACCAAAAGATTTAACAGTTGTTGGACAAAAGAAGTTCCTAATGAAGGACAAGAAAGTCACAAAAATTCCCAAAAAACTTGTtgaagagaaaataataaaacaagtgatTCCTGTGAAAGAGGAGCCTCCTGAACCAGAACCACCTGCTGAG GCTAAAGTCACCAGGAGTGGTAGAAAGGTGAAATTACCCAAACAGATTTTGACAGAAGACTTACCTCACAAGTCCAAGAAGAAAACTGGTACTATTATTTCATGCTTCCAGTGTTCCGCT gaATTCAGCAGCCTGTACCGTCTTCAGAAACATTACGAGAATCATCCTACACACATACCTGCGAAAATACATTCGAATTTATTCCACTGTTTACTGGCGATTATAAAGAGTGGCTCGGAAGGAAACAAGACAAACATATTCATTCAGCAGCTGGAACAACTGATAGTGAAGCTCAAGTCCCTGCTGCCCTGCTTGCTGAAGAAGGTAGATGGCTCCGAGGGCCACTCGTGCACCATCAATGATGACATCGGCAG GTTGTTTGGCATGAACCCTGGCAAGTATAACATCGATGTGGAAGcattaaattgtgttaaagaTAAAAATGGCTACTGTATCCACAATCCACCTAAACTAAACCAGTACATAAAGGATAATAACACGTCATCAACGTGTAACAACAGTGAAGCTATGGAGCCTGATAACGAAACTGAAAACTGCGCAAGAATCAATTCTGTTGCAAAATGGCCAACCGTCAGTAAAAGGATTTGGAAACTCAAACAGAAAACAAATGAGTTATCAGCCAAGAAAATGAGATTGAAGTCAGAAGGAGACACACTCATCGACTTAGGAACAGAGGAACTCATATTTAATTCTGTCGAGAACACGTGTACCGCTGCTCACCCCGCCAGCTCTGCCAGCTCCGCCAGCTCTGCCAGCGCGGTAGCCGCGGTGGCTCAAGACGAAGTGGCCGAACTGCTCGGGAGCCCGTGCAGCGTCACTAGTCCCGCAGAGGGCTCACACACTAATAACGTCACGATGCTCGAACCGACTAAGCCTAAAACTAATTACGTGCAGTTCCACAGTGCACACTTTGATATTCGATCGTCACCTATCAAGTCGTCCTCTACTGTGTTCCGTAAATTCCAAATAAATCCCGACAATTATCAAGTAAAAGTGTTAAGAACTTTAGAAATGGTGGACAAAGATCACGGCAAACGTGTTCAGCAAGCGACTACTTGTAGCGACAACACACAGGTACCCATGTCCAGCTGCGACGACACGTTGCATTCGGAGCACTTGTGTGTCAACGTAGCCATGTCTGCGGCACGGAGCACGTTGACTAACTCGAATAACGCTATACATGTCGCACTGCCGACCGCTACTAATGGCTTACATGGAACATCATCAGATTCAAATAACGTATTACTGGGGACACTGACAAACACTAGTAATAGCTTACACGATACATTGGCGAGTACTAGCAGTGATGACTTGCACGCAGCACTGGCCGCCTCCAACAGCGCTCTGTGTGGACTGAGTGATCCAGGTGATAGTATACATGTATCATTAGCCAGTTCAGACAACAGCTTACATGTTCCTTTACCTAACTCAGAGAATAGTTTAGATCTCCCCATAGCCAGCACAGAGAACAGTCTCCACGACATATTCAAAGATGACGTGGATCTCGCGTGTAAGGAGGATTCCAATATAGATCCAGAGTTAAAGGACTGGATAATAAGTACAAGTGAGAAATCACAGGATAGTTTTACTAAATCCAGTAGTAGTCTGATTGAACCAGGATTTTTACATGTTCAACACAGCGTAGACAAGTGTCCGGACAAGAGCGTGCATCACAACGACATGCCGACGCTGGACGCATCGGACACTAGGCTGCTGTCCAATCAAGGTGAATCAGTATTAAACTTTCTAGAAACATTAGGCAATGACTTAGCATACCCTGAGACTGAAATTAGGAATAGTGGTGTAGACTTCCAACTGGATCTCTTCACGTTTCATCATTCATAG
- the LOC142974218 gene encoding esterase B1-like, whose amino-acid sequence MKDERRNHLFLVTFVHSVLISQISAGDNEIKVKVNQGTLIGEKLTVVTGDGDYYSFKGIPYGKPPLRELRFKAPVAAPKWRGARLAKRHGPVCPHVNILTNELVPGDEDCLFLNVYTPKLNPRTPLSVIFYIHGGGFKSGSGDVDRFGPDFFMTKHGILVTFNYRLDVLGFLSLDTEEVPGNAGLKDQVLALKWVKSNIKHFGGDPEKITIMGQSAGGASVGFHMISPMSRGLFRRAIALSGSPYCDWALSYQPVLRAFKLGHQFGLDTRDPAALLSFLRTLPADQLITYKRHPNVFAFEEIIPTSIIGKQYQFAPVVEKFSGENNFLSVQLFNSSFEHTTTEDVLFGYTSAEGLAVLATPTTQLFEPYQSFIEMFTPRKIMDKYTPDKVLDVGRRVRDYYFSNKSINVSSLREFVNFAGDAYFNYDVIQFFSRFPNKGRKYMYKFSGESTRNVYGNKGIKYGIRGVGHNDDVSNLFEERARHLPPPAGAQARIIHTFTTVIRDFVVDGNPGASVKVKWPQFSSAIMKYGNIDNTVTVKDLKKQAFIGFWDDLYKSVGFQYYKS is encoded by the exons ATGAAAGACGAACGAAGGAATCATCTGTTTTTGGTCACTTTCGTCCACAGCGTTTTAATATCGCAGATCTCGGCTGGTGATAATGAAATTAAAGTGAAAGTTAATCAAGGAACCTTGATCGGCGAGAAGCTCACCGTGGTCACCGGAGATGGCGACTACTACAGCTTCAAAGGCATCCCCTACGGGAAACCACCACTCCGAGAGTTGAGGTTTAAG GCGCCCGTGGCTGCTCCTAAGTGGCGAGGCGCCAGGCTGGCGAAGCGGCACGGCCCCGTGTGTCCGCACGTGAACATCCTCACGAATGAACTGGTCCCGGGCGACGAGGACTGTCTGTTCCTCAACGTGTACACGCCCAAGCTGAACCCCAGGACTCCGCTGTCAGTTATATTCTACATTCACGGAGGTGGCTTCAAGAGCGGCTCGGGCGACGTCGATCGTTTCGGACCTGACTTCTTTATGACAAAACACGGGATACTGGTGACGTTTAACTACAGGTTGGACGTGCTCGGCTTCCTTAGTCTCGATACGGAGGAAGTTCCCGGGAATGCAGGACTCAAAGATCAAGTGCTTGCTTTAAAATGGGTTAAAAGTAACATTAAGCATTTCGGCGGCGATCCTGAGAAGATCACGATTATGGGTCAGAGTGCGGGCGGCGCCTCCGTCGGCTTCCACATGATTTCACCCATGTCGCGAGGGCTCTTCCGTCGAGCGATAGCGTTGAGCGGCTCTCCGTACTGCGACTGGGCTCTGTCCTACCAGCCCGTGCTGCGAGCCTTCAAGCTGGGACACCAGTTCGGCCTTGACACCCGAGACCCGGCGGCACTTCTTTCGTTCCTCCGAACGCTTCCCGCCGACCAATTGATCACTTATAAAAGACATCCAAACGTATTCGCTTTTGAAGAGATTATTCCCACTTCTATTATTGGGAAACAGTACCAGTTCGCACCTGTCGTAGAAAAATTTAGTGGAGAGAACAACTTTCTTTCAGTTCAGTTATTTAACAGTAGCTTCGAGCACACGACGACCGAAGATGTCTTGTTCGGGTACACGAGCGCAGAGGGACTAGCGGTGCTTGCTACGCCGACCACTCAACTGTTCGAGCCCTACCAATCGTTCATAGAAATGTTCACACCGCGGAAAATAATGGACAAATATACGCCTGATAAAGTGTTAGATGTAGGACGCAGAGTACGAGATTATTATTTCTCAAACAAAAGTATCAATGTATCATCACTGAGAGAGTTTGTGAATTTCGCAGGAGATGCTTACTTTAACTATGATGTTATTCAATTCTTTTCACGATTCCCGAACAAAGGAAGGAAATACATGTACAAGTTTTCCGGTGAATCAACGAGAAATGTATACGGCAATAAGGGAATCAAGTACGGCATCAGGGGCGTCGGCCACAACGACGACGTGAGCAACCTGTTCGAGGAGCGCGCGCGCCACCTGCCGCCACCCGCCGGCGCACAAGCGCGCATCATCCACACTTTCACCACGGTCATCAGAGACTTCGTCGTGGACGG GAATCCCGGTGCATCAGTAAAAGTCAAGTGGCCACAGTTCAGCAGCGCCATTATGAAGTACGGAAACATTGACAACACTGTAACTGTCAAAGACCTGAAAAAACAAGCCTTCATTGGATTCTGGGACGATCTCTACAAATCAGTTGGATTTCAATATTACAAATCTTGA